Genomic DNA from Mycobacterium stomatepiae:
TTCAGCACACGCCATCGGATCATTGAGACCGGCGGACAAGTCCGCGACGTGGTGGTCGTCGGCGACCAGCTCCGCGACGACCAGGGCGCCGTGGTCGGAACACATGGGTTTTACGTCGACGTCTCCCCGGCGCCCGATCAGGAGCGCGAAGACCTCGTCACGGCGAAGCTGGCTGAGATCGCCGAGCAGCGCGCCGGTATTGAGCAAGCCAAAGGGATGTTGATGCTGGTCTATGGCATTGGCGACGGTCCGGCGTTTGATCTCCTCAAGTGGCTATCTCAGGAAGCCAATATCAAACTGCGATTGCTGGCAGAACAGATCTGCGAAGACTTCCGCGGGCTCGGTCCGCGCATGATCTCACAATCGGACTTCGACCACTTACTGTTGACCGCGCACGAACGCGTAGACCTGTGTTGAAGCTTCTGAAAACTACCCACTGCCCCCACGACACGCTGCGCAGCTAAGAACTATCTCCGGGGTGGGATCGCCCCTCGCACGCCGAACAGGTTAGGCCGTCTCCTCCCGGGTACATCAGGGCATGACTACAAACGGGATTGCGTCGACTACGGCGCGTGAGGATGTCTCGGCTGCCGGAGATCGGATAAAGACCGCGGAGATGATTCATCGCGATGGACGAGTCGTCGTCGAGTCGACTGCCGTCGCGGACGATGACGTCGCATGGTGACCGGCAGCCGCCAGCTTGTCGGCTCACGTACTTGGCAATCTCGTCGGAAACGAAGTCGTGGTAGGTGCACCGGTACCGCCCGGGCCGGTAGCAGATTCGACGACTGGTCAGCCGTCCCGTCAATCGAGGAGATCACATGACCCAGCCAATCACCAAGGCCAACGGGGGACATCGGAAGCGTATTCCAGATCAGGCGACGGACGCAGAAACCGCGTTGCTGCGCTACATCGTGTATGGGATTCTGCCGGCCTGGTTCATCCCTGGGTTCCTCGACTGGAACCAACACCGCCGCAGCAGGATTGAGCAAAACGCCGGCACCCGCGAGTCGCTGATCCACCTACTGATGATGACTGAAGTCGGTGTGCCACTGACGCTGGGTCTGCTATGCGAAATCAACCCCCTGATACTCACCACAATGATCGTCGCGATCGCTGCGCACGAGGCCACCGCGCTCTGGGATGTCAGCACCGCTGAACACAGCGGACGTCAGGTCACAACGTTCGAACAGCATGTGCACAGTTTCCTGGAGTCGATGCCCCTTATGGCCGCGTCGGCCTTGGGTTGCTTGCGATGGAAGCAGGTCCGCGAGCTAGTCGGCGGCGCACATTCACGCGATGCATGGCGGTTGCGCTGGAAGAAGGAGCCGTTGCCCAAGGGGTATCTCGGGGCTATCGGTGCCTGCGTCGTTGCCGCAATCGCGGTGCCCTACGGCGAAGAGCTCCTGCGCTGCGTTCGCGAGGCCAACCGACGCTAGACCCACTGAACTAAAGAGGAAGAACGGGCTGGCCGCTCCTCATCCCGGCATGGCGAGGTTCAGAAGTTTAGTCGAGTAAGGCCGGGGTATCACGGCTTTACAACATTCTTCAGCACGCAGGGATGGCTCAGCGATCCAGGACCATGAAGCCTCAGCGGGTGCTTGGCTTTTCGATTTCCTTGATTGTCTCTTCTCGACAGGGATGGCTACATTGCGCATTGCTTCCGTGCCGGCTTCGCACGTCTACGTGCGTCACCTCTCCGAACCCGGCGGTATTGACAGTGTTGTGCGCCTTGCGGATCCGGCTCCGAAAGACGGGCGCACGGTGCCGGGTGGCTGGTGGCCACCGCTGATGCTTGAGCCGGGCTGGGTAAGCAACCACAGCGACCGCTTCGATGTGTTCCATGTGCACTTCGGGTTTGACGCGATCGGCCGTGACGTGTTGGACGGCGTTGTGCACGAGCTCGAGAAGCATGGCAAGCCGTTGGTGTACACCGTCCACGACTTACGCAATCCTCACCACCCTGAGTCTCAGGCTCACGCCGAACAGCAAGATGTACTCGTCGGTGCGGCCAGTGAGTTGATCACTCTGACTCCTGGTGCTGCGCAAACCATTTGGGAGCGGTGGGGTCGCCGATGCCGTGTGTTTCCCCACCCGCATGTGCTCGACAGTCGCCGGATCGAGCAAAACAGGAGTGGCGCTGAGGACTTCGTGATCGGCGTACACGCGAAGAGCTTGCGGGCGAACATGGATCCGCTGCCGGTCGTAGACGCGCTGGTCGATATCGTTTCGATGCTCCCCCAAGGCGTGCTGCGAGTCGACGTACACGACGAGATTTTCGATCCCGCGAATCACTGGTTTGCGCCCGAGACTGGCTCAGCACTTGTGGATTACGACCGATATGACCACGTCCAGGTCCGGGTGCACCCGCACTTCTCTGACGCCGAGTTCTGGGAATACTTGGCATCGCTGGCCGTGTCGGTGCTTCCGTATCGCTTCGGAAGTCATTCGGGTTGGCTCGAAGCGTGCTTCGACCTGGGTACCGCTGTCATCGCCCCCAGCTGCGGATTTTACGATCAGCAACAGCCGTGTGGCGTATTCGAATTCGACGAGAATCGGTTCGACCGAGAAACGTTGAACCGTGCAGTCACTGATGCGTATCGCCAGTGGGCGTCGGGCACCACCCCACGCGCGACGTGGGCGCAGCGGCGCGCCGAGCGCGTCAAGATCGCGGCCACGCATCGCACTCTGTATCGGGATGTGCTGACATGAACGACGCGCTGCGTATCGCGTTGGTCGCCTCGAATCGCTTTTCCATCAGTCAGCCCTTCGCCGGGGGACTGGAAGCCCACGTGTGGCATCTGGCGCGGGCCTTGGTCCAGGACGGGCACGAGGTCGCGCTTTTTGCCGCCGCTGGATCCGACGAGGATCTGGGCTGTCGCACCATTGAGGTCCGCAACCTCGATGTGTCAGAAGCGGCGCAGGCGGATGTATCCATGCCCCCGGCAGCCTTCATGGTGGATCATCACGCCTATCTGGCGCTGATGTTGCAGTTAGCCGGTTGCGCCAGCGGCGATTTTGACATCATCCACAATCACAGCCTGCATTATCTGCCGGTCGCGATGGCACCGATCTTGTGCACGCCGATGCTCACGACCGTGCACACGCCACCGACACCGTGGCTGGAGTCGGCAATCAATGCGTCAGGCGGGGTAGGCACACGATTCGCGGCAGTTTCCCGGCATACGGCTGCTGCGTGGCGCACAGCCGTGAACAGTATCTCCGTGGTGCCCAACGGCATTGCCACGCACCAGTGGCCGCTGGGACCAGGCGGCGGCCCTCTGGTGTGGTTTGGGCGAATGACCGCCGAGAAAGCCCCCCATCTGGCGATCGCGGTTGCCAAACGCGCCAGCATGCCCCTGGTGCTCGCCGGTCCAGTCTCCGACCCGCACTACTTCGCGACCGAAGTAACACCACATTTCGGTGACGGCATCCAGTACGCGGGTCATCTCGATCAGGCCAGTTTGGCGCAGCTGGTCGGTCGTGCCAGCGCCGCATTAATCACGCCGATGTGGGATGAACCTTATGGTCTAGTGGTCGCCGAGGCGATGTGTTGCGGCACACCGGTCGTAGCATTCGACCGCGGCGGTATCCCCGAACTCGTCGGGCTCCGGTCGGGACGGCTCGTCGCACCCGGCGACTTGGACGCGATGGCAGACGCCATCCCTGTGGTTCGACAACTCTCGCGAAAGCAGCTGCGTGAGAACGCCGTTCGGCACTGCTCCGCACAGGTGATGGTGCGCGCCTACCTCGATTTATACGAGGACATGCTCAGAGACCACGACAAGGGCAACAATGATCGGCTACTACATTCATCATCACGGTTTCGGGCACTTGGCGCGGGCGGCGAGTGTCTGCGCGCAATTACAGCGCCCAGTCACGGCGCTGAGTTCGCTCGAGATTCCGCCACCTCATCCGTTCGCCGCAGTCGTGAAGCTACCGAGTGACGACGAAGCTGTGCAGGTAAGCGAGCCCACCGCCCACGGTGCCCTGCACTGGGCTCCCCACCACGACAGCGGTTTCACGTCACGCATGGACGCGGTAGCGCGTTGGGTCGCCGACTTTCGCCCGCAAGCCTTCGTCACCGACGTCTCAGTCGAAATTGCGGCATTCGTTCGTCTGATGGGCGTGCCCGTGATTGTGATGGCGCTGCCCGGCCAACGAATCGACGCCCCACACCTGCTCGCATATCAGCTTGCCGATCACATCGTCGCGGCGTGGCCCCACGAACTGTACGCACCGGCGTGGCTGGGCGCGCACGCAAAAAAGACCAGCTACGTCGGCGGGATCAGCCGCTTCGATGGCCGTGTCCGTTCAGCTCGGAGTGATGTCGTCTCCACAGGTGGATCTCCGTTGCCGGACAACCGAACCCGGGTACTTGTTCTGGGTGGAGCCAGCGAAGTTTTCGGCGACACGATCGATGACTGCGCGCGGGCTTGCCCCGACACGACGTGGACAGTGCTCGGCGGTCCTGGCGGCCGCTGGACAGATGACCCATGGACACAGATCTGCAGCACTGATGTCGTCGTGACACACGCGGGCCAAGGCTGTATCGCCGATGTGGCCGCAGCGAGACGACCGGCTGTCGTGATCCCGAAACCGCGCCCTTTTGGTGAACAGCGGTCCACTGCGGCAACGTTGCGCCGACACCGGTTAGCCATCGTCACGCCAGAATGGCCGGACGTTCGGAGATGGCCGAGACTCCTTGCGCGTGCCCTGGCGACCAATCCACAGAGATGGCGTCGCTGGCAGGTGGAAGGTGCTGCAGCCCGCGCCGCGATGGCTATTGAAGCGACAGCACAGCGCTGCACGACAACGGAGGCACGGTGAAAACCGCCGTTATCACCACCGTGCGCGGACGCGGGGATCACTTACAGCGTCAGATCCGAGGGTTGGCACGGAGCACCCAACCCGCCGACCTGCATGTCGTGGTTGCGCTCGGCGATCCATGCGTCAGTAGGGTCGTCGCCGAGGAGGGCTGGGCAGCAGCAGTCCTTGAGCTGGATGTCAGCGAGCCCATACCAATTGCGCAGGGCCGCAACACCGGTGCTGCTGCGGCTCTGCGCGGGTCCGCCGAGCTCTTGGTGTTCCTTGACGTCGATTGTATTCCGGACGCGAGCCTTATCGGTTGCTATCGACACATCGCAGCCCAGCCCGAACACGCCGACGCCCTGCTGTGCGGACCAGTCACCTATCTGGACCCGCCGGGCCCGCATGGCTACGTACGGAGTGAGCTGCGCCGCAACCCGCATCCAGCCAGACCCGCACCACGCGCCCAAGATGTCTTGGTCACAACGGATTACGGCTTATTCTGGTCGCTTTCGTTCGCGGTGACAGCGGCAACCTGGCACAAGATCGGCGGCTTCTGCGAGCGATACCGCGGCTATGGCGGCGAGGATACCGATTTCGCGCAATGCGCTGCCAAACAGAAGATTTCTATGCGGTGGGTCGGTGGCGCCCATGCCTTTCACCAATTCCATCCCACAGCAGACCCGCCCGTGCACCATCTGGACGACATCGTCCGTAACGCAACGATATTTCATGAGCGTTGGGGCTGGTGGCCCATGCAAGGATGGCTTGCAGCGTTCGAAGACGATGGTCTGATTGTCCGTGACGCCGACGGACATCCACAGCGCACTGGCGTTCGCCAAGACGTATTAGGCCCATCGCTCGGCTAGTTCTTCATTAGCGGATGTGCGAGGACTCCGCCGTTAGCCGCGGACTGTTTACCCGCTGCGGCTCGCCAACACCCAGGACCGCATCGACGGCGGCTAGGTCGGTGTCCTGCCCGGTCGGCGCTGCCCCGCCCGATGATCCCACCACGTCAGCGACGACAGGCTGCTTACCCCGCCGCACCGAAGGCCTCTTAAACCCGTCTACCACCGGTGCGCCTCATCGTCCGGTATCGACTGGACTCGTATCAGACTGGCGTTACTGCGCGAACGAGCAACTGCTCGACACACCTCGCGCGACCGGCGCCGGGCGGCTCGCGCGCGTTCAACCAACTCGACGATGTCGGCGCGGTGCAAGCCCGCACGGGCCACACGAACTCGATAGGCCTTCTGCCGACACGCCGGCGAGCAACACATGGCGTTCGCGCGGCCAGCGAAATTCTCAGTGCAAACCGCACAGCGCTTGCCCGTCATAAACCGTCACGTTACGGATTAACCACGCGAAACGAAACGCCACCTGAGTTACCCGAAGACTGCGACACCTCGACCTACGCACCGAGCCCACGTTGAGTTATCCCCATGCTGCTTGGGCGCTCGGCCACGGCGCGGACCGCACGCACCTGAATCGGTCCCACAAGTGGCAACCTGGTCCGCCGCGGACGGGGGTCCGGATCCGGTGCGCTTGTCACCTGTTGGCGGAGGGCAACGGCCGTGCGGTAGCCCGACGATGGCAGTGGGTGCCGCGCTAGCCCGCACACGTCATCGCCAATAGCGCTGCGGGGTGATCCGGCATGAGAATCAGCGAGTCTGAGGATCGGGCGGATTCTTGGCCGCCCGACCGGTCAGCGCATCGCGGACATGGTCGATCGTCGCCGTCAGCATGCCGATCGTCTTGAGCACGATTGACTTGGGTGGGGTATCCGGATGCGGTCGTGTCGGCGCGATCTTCTTTGCCTGCCGCAGCTGCTGACCCAATTTTTCTAACTCTTCATGGCTGACTGCCGCTTCGAATTTCGGCCATACCACGTCTTGTTCATACGCGATGTGCTCGCGGCCGGCTTTGACGAAAGCCTGCAGCGCCTCTTGATATTCAGGCTCCCCGGGCTGGCTGTTTTCTAGTTGCTGCAGGAGCTTTTTACCGGTCTGCTCTTGTTGAATTGCTTTATTCGCCAAAGCATCTCCCTCTTCGAGGGCACGGCGCACGGCAGGCCAGAAGAATGCTCCTCGATGGCCTCGTGCTGGGATTCGGCGATCACCAAGTTGGTCACCATTGTCTTG
This window encodes:
- a CDS encoding PAS and ANTAR domain-containing protein — protein: MNWDLNGQSADVEQALAGGAPQRAGWFRFYFSDQRWEWSEQVQRMHGYEPGSVTPTTELVLSHKHPDDRGQVAATIDQILDTHQAFSTRHRIIETGGQVRDVVVVGDQLRDDQGAVVGTHGFYVDVSPAPDQEREDLVTAKLAEIAEQRAGIEQAKGMLMLVYGIGDGPAFDLLKWLSQEANIKLRLLAEQICEDFRGLGPRMISQSDFDHLLLTAHERVDLC
- a CDS encoding diguanylate cyclase/phosphodiesterase, producing the protein MTQPITKANGGHRKRIPDQATDAETALLRYIVYGILPAWFIPGFLDWNQHRRSRIEQNAGTRESLIHLLMMTEVGVPLTLGLLCEINPLILTTMIVAIAAHEATALWDVSTAEHSGRQVTTFEQHVHSFLESMPLMAASALGCLRWKQVRELVGGAHSRDAWRLRWKKEPLPKGYLGAIGACVVAAIAVPYGEELLRCVREANRR
- a CDS encoding glycosyltransferase; amino-acid sequence: MPASHVYVRHLSEPGGIDSVVRLADPAPKDGRTVPGGWWPPLMLEPGWVSNHSDRFDVFHVHFGFDAIGRDVLDGVVHELEKHGKPLVYTVHDLRNPHHPESQAHAEQQDVLVGAASELITLTPGAAQTIWERWGRRCRVFPHPHVLDSRRIEQNRSGAEDFVIGVHAKSLRANMDPLPVVDALVDIVSMLPQGVLRVDVHDEIFDPANHWFAPETGSALVDYDRYDHVQVRVHPHFSDAEFWEYLASLAVSVLPYRFGSHSGWLEACFDLGTAVIAPSCGFYDQQQPCGVFEFDENRFDRETLNRAVTDAYRQWASGTTPRATWAQRRAERVKIAATHRTLYRDVLT
- a CDS encoding glycosyltransferase family 4 protein produces the protein MNDALRIALVASNRFSISQPFAGGLEAHVWHLARALVQDGHEVALFAAAGSDEDLGCRTIEVRNLDVSEAAQADVSMPPAAFMVDHHAYLALMLQLAGCASGDFDIIHNHSLHYLPVAMAPILCTPMLTTVHTPPTPWLESAINASGGVGTRFAAVSRHTAAAWRTAVNSISVVPNGIATHQWPLGPGGGPLVWFGRMTAEKAPHLAIAVAKRASMPLVLAGPVSDPHYFATEVTPHFGDGIQYAGHLDQASLAQLVGRASAALITPMWDEPYGLVVAEAMCCGTPVVAFDRGGIPELVGLRSGRLVAPGDLDAMADAIPVVRQLSRKQLRENAVRHCSAQVMVRAYLDLYEDMLRDHDKGNNDRLLHSSSRFRALGAGGECLRAITAPSHGAEFARDSATSSVRRSREATE
- a CDS encoding glycosyltransferase, which produces MKLPSDDEAVQVSEPTAHGALHWAPHHDSGFTSRMDAVARWVADFRPQAFVTDVSVEIAAFVRLMGVPVIVMALPGQRIDAPHLLAYQLADHIVAAWPHELYAPAWLGAHAKKTSYVGGISRFDGRVRSARSDVVSTGGSPLPDNRTRVLVLGGASEVFGDTIDDCARACPDTTWTVLGGPGGRWTDDPWTQICSTDVVVTHAGQGCIADVAAARRPAVVIPKPRPFGEQRSTAATLRRHRLAIVTPEWPDVRRWPRLLARALATNPQRWRRWQVEGAAARAAMAIEATAQRCTTTEAR
- a CDS encoding glycosyltransferase family 2 protein; this encodes MKTAVITTVRGRGDHLQRQIRGLARSTQPADLHVVVALGDPCVSRVVAEEGWAAAVLELDVSEPIPIAQGRNTGAAAALRGSAELLVFLDVDCIPDASLIGCYRHIAAQPEHADALLCGPVTYLDPPGPHGYVRSELRRNPHPARPAPRAQDVLVTTDYGLFWSLSFAVTAATWHKIGGFCERYRGYGGEDTDFAQCAAKQKISMRWVGGAHAFHQFHPTADPPVHHLDDIVRNATIFHERWGWWPMQGWLAAFEDDGLIVRDADGHPQRTGVRQDVLGPSLG